One Flavobacterium sp. 90 DNA segment encodes these proteins:
- a CDS encoding M56 family metallopeptidase, whose translation MEALFIFIAKSSGLLLLFYFAYYVLLRKETFFNSNRWFLLAGLITSVVLPFLVYTKIVWIDPTPVTMSAVDYSRVYTPHAVEQESFQINWNYVVLAIYSIGFLALIIKFALDFYSLNSVLKGKKVHQQADFKFIDISENIAPFSYFDYIVYNSSMYTASELENIIEHEKVHSDQNHTVDVLISRVFCVLFWFNPIMWLYKKAILQNLEFIADREAAKNISDKKAYQYTLLKITTHESCVAITNHFYQSLIKKRIVMLNKNQSKKWNYWKYYAIIPALIAFVLLFQIKTLAQEKSQSQEVSQTNDSDDTYNITKNTTDQELKVIAEKLKKNHGADVAVSNIKRNSKKELIGIKISIKKGSEEVQTVQIDGDEAIDSFGISVSTEKNGIKKIGIVTDAENDKSTEYQNRVAEVTEYNGQNMPTPPVPPTPPATPELQPAPVAPIMPVLPKDLELPTPPNMSNMPKPPVLPKNIKDKVAMKDFDKKMVEFQKKMDVFHPKMDAYQDQVDQIMSKRELVYDKEMEKYEIAMDKFGAEMDKYSALIDQQFGGDFEKKMEQFEKDMKVYEKNMKEHEKNIRKFEKDNKRS comes from the coding sequence ATGGAAGCACTTTTTATTTTTATCGCAAAATCAAGCGGATTACTGCTGCTGTTTTACTTTGCTTATTATGTTTTATTACGCAAAGAGACTTTTTTCAATAGCAATAGATGGTTCTTGCTTGCCGGACTAATAACTTCTGTTGTATTGCCATTTTTGGTCTATACCAAAATTGTTTGGATCGATCCAACTCCGGTGACAATGTCTGCAGTAGATTATTCGAGAGTTTATACTCCGCATGCAGTTGAGCAGGAATCTTTTCAAATTAACTGGAATTATGTAGTTCTTGCTATTTATAGTATTGGTTTTCTTGCTCTGATAATAAAATTTGCGCTTGATTTCTATAGTTTAAATTCTGTCTTAAAAGGAAAAAAAGTTCATCAACAAGCTGATTTTAAATTTATAGATATTAGCGAGAATATTGCTCCCTTTTCTTATTTTGATTACATCGTGTACAACTCATCAATGTACACAGCTTCGGAATTGGAAAATATTATCGAGCATGAAAAAGTGCATAGCGATCAAAATCATACTGTAGATGTTTTGATTTCAAGAGTTTTTTGCGTTCTTTTTTGGTTCAATCCTATCATGTGGTTATACAAAAAAGCGATTCTTCAAAACCTTGAATTTATTGCAGATCGTGAAGCTGCCAAAAACATATCCGACAAGAAAGCGTATCAATACACGCTTTTAAAAATCACAACGCACGAATCATGCGTTGCAATCACCAATCATTTTTATCAATCATTAATCAAAAAACGAATTGTCATGTTAAACAAAAATCAATCAAAAAAATGGAATTACTGGAAATATTATGCCATAATTCCCGCACTTATTGCTTTTGTGCTGTTGTTTCAAATTAAAACTCTTGCTCAGGAAAAAAGTCAGTCTCAGGAAGTTTCTCAAACTAATGATTCGGATGACACTTACAACATTACTAAAAACACTACTGATCAGGAGTTAAAAGTAATTGCTGAAAAACTAAAAAAGAATCATGGTGCAGATGTTGCTGTTTCTAATATAAAGAGAAACTCTAAAAAGGAATTAATAGGAATTAAAATCAGTATTAAAAAAGGATCTGAAGAAGTTCAAACCGTTCAAATTGATGGCGATGAAGCTATAGATAGCTTTGGAATTTCTGTTTCGACCGAAAAAAATGGCATTAAAAAAATCGGTATTGTTACAGATGCAGAAAACGACAAATCAACTGAGTATCAAAATCGTGTAGCTGAAGTTACAGAGTATAACGGTCAGAACATGCCCACTCCTCCGGTTCCTCCTACACCTCCTGCAACGCCAGAATTACAGCCAGCACCTGTTGCTCCGATAATGCCTGTATTGCCAAAAGATTTAGAGCTACCAACTCCGCCAAATATGTCAAATATGCCAAAACCTCCCGTATTACCAAAAAATATTAAGGACAAAGTGGCTATGAAAGATTTTGACAAAAAAATGGTTGAATTTCAGAAAAAAATGGATGTATTTCATCCAAAAATGGACGCTTATCAAGATCAAGTAGACCAAATCATGTCAAAACGTGAACTTGTTTATGACAAAGAAATGGAAAAGTATGAAATCGCTATGGATAAATTTGGAGCTGAAATGGATAAATATAGCGCACTTATCGACCAACAATTTGGAGGAGATTTTGAAAAGAAAATGGAGCAATTTGAGAAAGACATGAAGGTTTATGAAAAAAACATGAAAGAGCATGAAAAAAATATCAGAAAATTTGAAAAAGACAATAAACGATCTTAA
- a CDS encoding BlaI/MecI/CopY family transcriptional regulator — MQKLTNKEEEIMHILWKLKKAFVKEIQTEITEDQPHYNTLSTIVRNLEEKGYVGHNAFGNTHQYYPIVSIEDYSKGFMSTAIDNYFNSSYKSMVSFFAKEEKISAAELREILAMIETPLEVK; from the coding sequence ATGCAAAAGCTGACCAACAAAGAAGAAGAAATCATGCATATTTTATGGAAGCTTAAAAAAGCTTTTGTAAAAGAGATTCAAACAGAAATCACTGAAGATCAACCGCATTACAATACACTTTCGACTATTGTTCGTAATCTGGAAGAAAAAGGATATGTGGGACATAATGCTTTTGGAAATACTCATCAATATTATCCAATAGTAAGTATTGAAGATTACAGCAAAGGTTTTATGAGTACAGCAATTGACAATTATTTCAATAGTTCTTATAAAAGTATGGTTTCATTTTTTGCTAAAGAAGAAAAAATTTCAGCGGCAGAATTACGTGAAATCCTGGCTATGATCGAAACTCCACTTGAAGTAAAATAA
- a CDS encoding M56 family metallopeptidase produces MEALFIFIAKSSGLLLLFFCAYIFLLRKETFFNSNRWFLMAGLITSVVLPFLVYTKVVWITPTPLSNINYLELHPLNAENSSFEINWNITFIAVYTIGFIGFLIKFGIDFYSLNTIIKGKKIQQQADFKFIDVEENIAPFSYFDYIVYNSSMYTAVELESILEHEKVHSDQNHSVDVLISRVFCILLWFNPIMWFYKKAIVQNLEFIADKEAAQKISDKKAYQYTLLKITTHESCVAITNHFYQSLIKKRIIMLNKNQSKKSNSWKYYVVIPALAAFVLLFQIEVIAKEKRETPVKFSKKGNESIDVFKIKKTTTDQELKVIAEKLKLNHNIDFTISDLKRNSQNELTAIKLNVKRGSEEAQEYQVSGDKAIKDCGVIVLTEADGSKKISLATDNQVSDSGNKTDKIKIVKVQNSKTNNDVNTNSNTSTKADCVVSTTSSATVNTNVDEKTSTKIVIKSVGHQILQVNNDPLVIVDGIVIGNLNKEDLNIIDPENIKAINVLKSPEAKAKYGEDAIHGAIIIETKK; encoded by the coding sequence ATGGAAGCACTTTTTATATTTATAGCAAAATCAAGCGGATTATTACTCTTGTTTTTCTGTGCGTATATCTTTTTATTACGCAAAGAAACATTCTTCAATAGTAACAGATGGTTTTTAATGGCAGGTTTAATTACTTCTGTTGTATTACCATTTTTGGTTTACACCAAAGTAGTATGGATTACTCCTACTCCACTTTCGAATATAAATTATTTAGAGCTTCATCCATTAAACGCAGAAAATAGTTCTTTTGAAATCAATTGGAATATTACGTTTATAGCTGTTTATACTATTGGTTTTATTGGCTTTCTAATCAAATTTGGAATCGATTTTTATAGTTTAAATACTATTATAAAAGGTAAAAAAATACAACAACAAGCCGATTTTAAATTTATAGATGTAGAAGAAAACATTGCTCCTTTCTCCTATTTTGATTATATCGTGTACAATTCATCAATGTATACGGCAGTAGAATTAGAGAGTATTCTGGAACATGAAAAAGTTCACAGCGATCAAAATCATTCCGTTGATGTTCTTATTTCGAGAGTGTTTTGCATCTTATTATGGTTCAATCCTATAATGTGGTTTTATAAAAAAGCAATTGTTCAAAATCTTGAATTTATTGCTGATAAAGAAGCTGCTCAAAAAATATCAGACAAAAAAGCGTATCAGTACACGCTTTTAAAAATAACAACACACGAATCATGTGTTGCAATTACCAATCATTTTTATCAATCATTAATCAAAAAACGAATCATTATGTTAAACAAAAATCAATCAAAAAAGAGTAATTCATGGAAGTATTATGTTGTAATACCAGCTCTTGCAGCATTTGTACTATTATTTCAAATCGAAGTAATTGCAAAAGAAAAAAGAGAAACGCCTGTTAAGTTTTCTAAAAAAGGAAATGAATCTATCGATGTTTTCAAAATCAAAAAAACGACTACAGATCAGGAATTGAAAGTTATTGCAGAAAAGTTAAAATTAAATCACAACATTGATTTTACAATTTCAGACTTGAAAAGAAATTCTCAAAACGAATTAACTGCAATAAAACTAAACGTAAAAAGAGGATCTGAAGAAGCTCAAGAATATCAAGTTTCAGGAGACAAAGCTATTAAAGATTGTGGAGTTATCGTCTTAACTGAAGCTGACGGTTCTAAAAAAATCAGTTTAGCTACTGATAATCAAGTTTCTGATTCTGGCAACAAAACAGACAAAATTAAAATCGTAAAAGTTCAAAATTCTAAAACCAACAATGATGTTAACACTAATTCTAATACTAGCACAAAAGCTGATTGCGTTGTTAGCACTACTAGTAGCGCTACTGTAAACACTAATGTAGACGAAAAAACAAGTACAAAAATTGTAATTAAAAGTGTTGGGCACCAAATTTTACAAGTAAACAATGACCCGTTAGTTATTGTTGACGGAATAGTAATTGGGAATCTTAATAAAGAAGATTTAAATATTATTGATCCCGAAAATATCAAAGCAATAAATGTTCTTAAAAGCCCTGAAGCCAAAGCAAAATATGGTGAAGATGCTATACATGGAGCCATTATTATTGAAACAAAAAAATAG
- a CDS encoding BlaI/MecI/CopY family transcriptional regulator — translation MQKLTNKEEEIMHILWRLKKAFVKEIQAEITEDQPHYNTLSTIVRNLEEKGFVGHNAFGNTHQYYPAVTLEAYSKKFMNTAIDNFFNSSYKNMVSFFAKEEKISAAELREILAMIESPKEEK, via the coding sequence ATGCAAAAGTTAACCAACAAAGAAGAGGAAATCATGCATATTTTATGGAGGCTTAAAAAAGCTTTTGTAAAAGAAATCCAAGCAGAAATTACCGAAGATCAACCTCATTATAATACACTTTCTACGATTGTTCGTAATCTTGAGGAAAAAGGTTTTGTGGGACATAATGCTTTTGGAAATACACATCAATATTACCCTGCAGTTACACTTGAAGCTTACAGTAAAAAGTTTATGAATACGGCTATTGACAACTTCTTCAATAGTTCTTATAAAAATATGGTTTCATTTTTTGCTAAAGAAGAAAAAATTTCTGCAGCCGAATTAAGAGAAATTCTTGCTATGATTGAATCTCCAAAAGAAGAAAAATAA
- a CDS encoding MFS transporter, with amino-acid sequence MLKTAFNHYINNFKGFSREIWILTIVTFINRAGTMVLPFLSKYLKEDLQFTYNQVGWIMVAFGLGSMLGSWLGGKLSDKIGFYKIMIFSLFTSGVSLFFVQYITTFWALCIAMFILMTIADMFRPAMFVSLGAYAKPENRTRALTLVRLAVNLGFAAGPALGGLIIMGIGYSGLFWVDGASCIISISIFALLVKEKKKVVHEDKIESAAEIKSVFHDKIFWVFLFVSFVTAMIFFQLFTTLPLYHNEKFGLSEFQTGLLMTLNGLLIFALEMPTVGFMERKGFPKIRIIILGSFVMALSFFLLLINVWAGILVISMICISIGEILTFPFSNAFALSRAPRGQEGRYMALYTMSFSLAHIISSKVGFEIISRLGYQINWLFMACIGVFATLCCFWIKKALSNERVS; translated from the coding sequence ATGCTCAAAACCGCTTTTAACCATTACATCAACAACTTTAAAGGATTTTCAAGAGAAATTTGGATACTTACAATTGTCACTTTTATCAATCGTGCCGGAACAATGGTACTTCCTTTTTTGTCCAAATATCTAAAAGAAGATCTTCAATTTACTTATAATCAAGTTGGTTGGATAATGGTAGCTTTTGGACTTGGATCGATGTTAGGTTCCTGGTTAGGCGGAAAATTATCAGACAAAATCGGATTCTATAAAATCATGATTTTTAGTTTATTCACAAGTGGAGTTTCGCTTTTCTTTGTACAATATATTACGACATTTTGGGCGCTTTGTATCGCTATGTTTATCTTAATGACAATTGCTGATATGTTCAGGCCCGCAATGTTTGTTTCGCTTGGCGCTTATGCAAAACCCGAAAATAGAACTCGAGCATTGACCTTAGTACGTTTGGCGGTAAATCTTGGCTTTGCTGCAGGACCGGCTTTAGGAGGTTTGATTATTATGGGAATTGGTTATTCCGGTTTATTCTGGGTTGATGGTGCGTCATGTATTATCTCTATTTCAATATTTGCATTATTAGTTAAAGAGAAGAAAAAAGTCGTTCATGAAGATAAAATCGAAAGCGCAGCCGAAATAAAATCAGTATTTCATGATAAAATCTTTTGGGTCTTTTTGTTTGTGAGTTTTGTTACGGCAATGATTTTCTTTCAGCTTTTCACAACGCTACCTTTATATCATAACGAGAAATTTGGCTTAAGTGAATTTCAAACCGGATTATTAATGACTCTAAACGGACTTTTGATATTTGCCTTAGAAATGCCAACAGTTGGTTTTATGGAAAGAAAAGGATTTCCGAAAATAAGAATTATAATTCTCGGATCGTTTGTTATGGCATTAAGTTTCTTTCTATTATTAATTAATGTCTGGGCAGGAATTTTGGTTATAAGCATGATTTGTATTTCGATTGGCGAAATTCTGACCTTCCCTTTTTCGAATGCTTTTGCGTTAAGTCGCGCGCCCCGAGGACAAGAAGGCCGATATATGGCGCTTTATACGATGAGTTTTAGTCTGGCTCATATTATTAGTTCGAAAGTTGGTTTTGAGATCATTTCTCGTTTAGGATATCAAATCAATTGGCTTTTTATGGCTTGTATTGGAGTTTTTGCTACTCTTTGCTGTTTTTGGATTAAGAAAGCTTTATCTAATGAAAGGGTTAGTTAA
- a CDS encoding DUF1684 domain-containing protein produces the protein MKNAIVLALILAFNFGFSQKKFDQNDAKKFQDKINSEYADAKTSPLMAEDLKNFKTLDFFPISGKYAVVAKFEKAKDEKVFEMKTTGTRTPKYIKFGTLYFTLDGVELKLNVYRNIELSKTTEYKDHLFLPFSDLTSGKESYIGGRYIDLKIPKGNTIAVDFNEAYNPYCAYNHKYSCPLVPLENDLKVEIKAGVKTFH, from the coding sequence ATGAAAAATGCGATTGTATTGGCTTTAATATTGGCTTTTAATTTTGGCTTTAGCCAAAAGAAATTTGACCAGAATGATGCGAAAAAATTTCAGGACAAAATAAACTCAGAATATGCTGACGCTAAGACGAGTCCGTTAATGGCTGAAGATTTAAAGAACTTTAAAACTTTGGATTTTTTCCCAATTTCTGGTAAATATGCTGTCGTTGCAAAATTTGAAAAAGCAAAAGATGAGAAAGTTTTCGAAATGAAAACGACAGGAACAAGAACACCAAAATACATTAAATTCGGAACATTATATTTTACTTTAGACGGCGTTGAGTTGAAATTAAATGTTTACCGAAATATTGAACTTTCGAAAACAACAGAATATAAAGATCATTTGTTTTTGCCATTCTCAGATTTAACAAGCGGAAAAGAGAGTTATATAGGAGGAAGATATATTGATTTGAAAATCCCGAAAGGAAACACGATTGCAGTAGATTTTAATGAGGCTTACAATCCATATTGCGCATACAATCATAAATATTCATGTCCGCTTGTTCCTTTAGAGAATGATTTGAAAGTGGAAATTAAAGCAGGTGTAAAAACGTTTCATTAA
- a CDS encoding TatD family hydrolase, giving the protein MEFFNFHTHQFTNQPNILELVNQYPQEFDATIPFYSIGIHPWYIKEDQIDAELKIIEEKLQMKNCLAIGECGVDKRIEVPLEQQILVFEKQLALAEKYKKPVVIHCVAAFQEVIAIKKKLKISVPMIIHGFSKNSQIAEQLIKAGFYISFGKYLLRNPELKSVFLNVTNDRFFLETDTIEEGISQVYDLASEYKNITIKELQEIISSNFASVFEK; this is encoded by the coding sequence ATGGAATTTTTCAATTTTCATACACATCAATTTACAAATCAACCTAATATTTTAGAATTGGTCAATCAATATCCGCAAGAATTTGATGCTACAATTCCATTTTATTCGATTGGAATTCATCCTTGGTACATTAAGGAAGATCAAATTGATGCCGAATTGAAAATTATTGAAGAAAAATTACAAATGAAAAATTGTCTTGCAATTGGAGAATGTGGTGTAGACAAACGAATCGAAGTTCCGCTAGAACAACAAATTTTAGTTTTTGAAAAACAATTGGCTTTGGCCGAAAAATATAAAAAACCTGTTGTAATTCATTGCGTTGCGGCTTTTCAGGAAGTGATTGCAATTAAAAAGAAGCTGAAAATTTCGGTTCCGATGATTATTCATGGTTTTTCTAAGAATAGTCAAATTGCGGAACAGCTTATCAAAGCAGGATTTTATATTTCGTTTGGAAAATATTTACTTAGAAATCCGGAATTAAAATCGGTGTTTCTGAATGTAACAAATGATCGGTTTTTTCTGGAAACAGATACAATTGAAGAAGGAATTAGTCAGGTTTATGATTTAGCATCAGAATATAAAAATATAACAATCAAAGAATTGCAAGAGATTATCTCAAGTAATTTTGCATCAGTATTTGAAAAGTAA